A window from Herbaspirillum sp. meg3 encodes these proteins:
- the sicA gene encoding type III secretion system translocator chaperone SicA encodes MSHQYDNDTVEQDLEVILDAVNQGVTLKEIHGISDEQMDGLYSLAYDFYNQGRLDEAEKFFRFLCIYDFYCVDFLMGLAAVYQLKEMHQKAADIYAIAFAQGEADYRPMLYAGQCQLAMGKSGKARQCFKVVLEQADDDALKATAAAYLTALQRHRASAPVNSTSDTSREN; translated from the coding sequence ATGAGTCATCAATATGACAACGACACCGTAGAGCAAGACCTCGAGGTCATCCTCGATGCGGTAAACCAAGGCGTCACGCTCAAGGAAATTCACGGTATATCCGACGAGCAGATGGACGGGCTGTATAGCCTGGCCTATGACTTTTATAACCAGGGGAGGCTGGATGAAGCGGAGAAATTCTTCCGTTTTCTGTGCATCTACGACTTTTATTGCGTCGATTTCCTGATGGGGCTGGCGGCGGTTTATCAGCTCAAGGAAATGCACCAGAAGGCCGCCGACATCTACGCGATTGCGTTTGCTCAGGGCGAGGCCGACTACCGGCCGATGCTGTACGCCGGTCAGTGCCAACTGGCCATGGGCAAATCAGGCAAGGCGCGCCAGTGTTTCAAGGTAGTGCTGGAGCAGGCCGACGACGACGCGTTGAAGGCCACTGCAGCAGCCTACCTGACCGCCTTGCAACGACACCGGGCATCAGCCCCGGTGAACTCTACCTCAGATACATCACGGGAAAATTGA
- a CDS encoding EscU/YscU/HrcU family type III secretion system export apparatus switch protein — protein sequence MAGSKTEKATPKKRRDAARRGQSFKARDLVVACLIFCGVLLVFWLGSLAEIGAAFIGAARSGFTLDLHRYVADVLLLGLKVVAPIIALCIAATALPSLVQSGFSLAGEALKLNFGAINPVKGFKKIFSLRTVKDFIKTLLYLVSFGVAIMLVWWWHRELIFSQVHASIAEIIGIWGKLIISLVLICLACISSILVLDALAELFLYLKDLRMDKQEVKREHKELEGDPLIKSKRRQAHLELLTAQDKHDIENSRMVIANPTHLAIGIYFKPELTPIPFVSIRERNQRALAVRQYAEKVGVPVIVDVSLARRLYRTHALYAMVSMEEIHAVVRLLLWLQEVESAGADVGVDVHAEVEADAGEKGRS from the coding sequence ATGGCCGGCAGCAAAACTGAAAAGGCCACGCCCAAGAAGCGCCGCGACGCCGCCCGGCGCGGGCAGTCTTTCAAAGCGCGCGATCTGGTTGTGGCGTGCCTGATTTTTTGCGGCGTGCTGTTGGTGTTCTGGCTGGGCTCGCTGGCCGAGATCGGCGCGGCCTTCATCGGCGCCGCGCGCAGCGGCTTCACCCTCGACCTGCATCGCTACGTGGCGGATGTGTTGTTGCTCGGGCTGAAAGTTGTGGCGCCCATCATCGCGCTCTGCATCGCGGCGACGGCCTTGCCCTCGTTGGTGCAAAGCGGTTTTTCGCTGGCCGGCGAAGCGCTCAAGCTCAACTTCGGGGCGATCAATCCGGTCAAGGGCTTCAAGAAAATATTCAGCCTGCGCACGGTGAAGGATTTCATCAAGACCCTGCTGTATCTGGTCAGCTTCGGCGTGGCGATCATGCTGGTGTGGTGGTGGCATCGGGAATTGATTTTTTCTCAGGTGCACGCCTCGATTGCCGAGATCATCGGCATCTGGGGCAAGCTGATCATCAGCCTGGTGCTGATCTGCCTCGCTTGCATCTCGTCCATTCTGGTGCTTGATGCGCTGGCCGAATTGTTCCTTTATCTCAAGGACCTGCGCATGGACAAGCAGGAGGTCAAGCGCGAGCACAAGGAGCTCGAAGGCGATCCGCTGATCAAGAGCAAGCGCAGGCAAGCCCACCTGGAATTGCTGACGGCGCAAGACAAACACGACATCGAAAATTCGCGCATGGTGATCGCCAACCCGACCCACCTGGCTATCGGCATCTACTTCAAACCGGAACTCACGCCGATTCCCTTCGTATCGATACGCGAGCGCAACCAGCGTGCGCTGGCAGTGCGTCAGTACGCCGAAAAAGTTGGCGTTCCGGTGATCGTCGACGTTTCGCTGGCGCGCCGGCTGTATCGCACGCACGCGCTCTACGCCATGGTCAGCATGGAAGAAATTCATGCGGTGGTGAGACTGTTGCTGTGGTTGCAGGAAGTGGAGAGCGCCGGCGCCGATGTCGGTGTTGATGTCCATGCCGAAGTTGAAGCCGATGCCGGTGAGAAAGGCCGCAGCTAG
- the sctT gene encoding type III secretion system export apparatus subunit SctT: MNTAMSTALFFDINTWLLGATLGFARLAPVFFMLPFFNTSVLSGATRSAVIMIVAMGFWSAPMDAMAVVETWTYVAAIMQELFIGVILGCLLAWPFWVFHAVGNFIDNQRGATLSSTIDPANGVDTSEMSNFFNMFAAAVYLQGGGLMLFVQAVSDSYRLCDPLQGCRFSGAPLLSLLTDMATRMIVVASPVIAVMLLSEFTLGLLSRFAPQLNAFSVSLTVKSLVAVLVLLMYFGPFFPDEIMRLGGMAQQLPLWFEER; the protein is encoded by the coding sequence ATGAATACCGCCATGAGCACTGCGCTGTTTTTCGACATCAACACCTGGCTGCTAGGCGCGACGCTGGGCTTCGCCCGGCTGGCGCCGGTGTTCTTCATGCTGCCGTTTTTCAATACCAGCGTGTTGAGCGGCGCCACGCGCAGCGCCGTGATCATGATCGTCGCAATGGGTTTTTGGTCCGCACCGATGGACGCCATGGCAGTCGTGGAGACCTGGACTTACGTCGCCGCCATCATGCAGGAATTGTTCATCGGCGTGATCCTCGGGTGTTTGCTGGCATGGCCGTTCTGGGTGTTCCATGCGGTTGGAAATTTCATCGACAACCAACGCGGGGCCACGCTGAGCAGCACTATCGACCCGGCTAACGGCGTGGATACCTCGGAGATGTCCAACTTCTTCAACATGTTTGCCGCGGCGGTTTATCTGCAGGGCGGCGGCCTGATGTTGTTCGTGCAAGCGGTCAGCGACAGCTATCGCCTGTGTGACCCCTTGCAGGGATGCCGCTTCTCCGGCGCGCCTCTGTTATCGCTGTTGACCGACATGGCGACGCGCATGATCGTGGTGGCCAGTCCGGTGATCGCGGTGATGTTGTTGTCCGAATTTACGCTGGGCCTGTTGTCGCGTTTTGCGCCGCAGCTCAACGCTTTCTCGGTGTCGCTGACGGTAAAAAGTCTGGTGGCGGTGCTGGTGCTGCTGATGTATTTCGGTCCGTTTTTTCCGGACGAGATCATGCGTCTTGGCGGCATGGCGCAGCAGTTGCCATTGTGGTTTGAGGAGCGCTGA
- a CDS encoding EscS/YscS/HrcS family type III secretion system export apparatus protein gives MGDIVYAGNKTLYLVLMLVLWPVAVATVVGLLVGLFQTVTQLQEQTLPFGIKLLAVSFCLFLLSGWYGEVLLGFGREVMRLALG, from the coding sequence ATGGGCGATATCGTATATGCAGGCAACAAGACCCTGTATCTGGTGCTGATGCTGGTGTTGTGGCCGGTTGCCGTGGCTACCGTGGTGGGTTTGCTGGTGGGCCTGTTCCAGACCGTGACGCAGCTGCAGGAGCAGACGCTGCCGTTCGGCATCAAGCTGCTGGCGGTGAGCTTTTGCCTGTTTCTGCTGTCCGGTTGGTACGGCGAAGTGTTGCTCGGCTTCGGCCGTGAAGTGATGCGCCTGGCGCTGGGATGA